Proteins from a genomic interval of Ramlibacter algicola:
- a CDS encoding MFS transporter, producing MTTVVVVKKAGQIAIAADTLVTFGDTMLSKRYEDNAKIFRVETDAGPSYVGMAGTVAHFPVLRKAMGSMPREILQLNSKDEVFDTFTKLHPYLKDNFFLQTKEEDSDPYESSQFSVVIANASGIYGLYSYREVFEFKEFWGIGSGRSFALGAMHASYAKAKTAKEVAEAGITAGCEFDRNSSLPFDVFTLRAREAK from the coding sequence ATGACCACAGTCGTCGTCGTGAAGAAGGCCGGGCAGATCGCGATCGCCGCGGACACCCTGGTGACCTTCGGTGACACGATGCTGTCCAAGCGGTACGAGGACAACGCCAAGATCTTCCGCGTCGAGACCGACGCGGGCCCCAGCTACGTCGGCATGGCCGGCACCGTGGCGCACTTCCCGGTGCTGCGCAAGGCGATGGGCTCGATGCCGCGCGAGATCCTCCAGCTGAACAGCAAGGACGAGGTGTTCGACACCTTCACCAAGCTGCACCCGTACCTGAAGGACAACTTCTTCCTGCAGACCAAGGAAGAGGACAGCGATCCCTACGAGTCCAGCCAGTTCAGCGTCGTCATCGCCAACGCCAGCGGCATCTACGGGCTGTACAGCTACCGCGAGGTGTTCGAGTTCAAGGAGTTCTGGGGCATCGGCTCCGGACGCAGCTTCGCGCTCGGGGCCATGCACGCCAGCTACGCCAAGGCCAAGACGGCCAAGGAAGTGGCCGAAGCGGGCATCACGGCCGGCTGCGAGTTCGACCGCAACTCGTCGCTGCCGTTCGACGTCTTCACGCTGCGCGCCCGCGAAGCCAAGTAA
- a CDS encoding C40 family peptidase: MPLLRLVPAVVLLAACGVAMAAPAQQQDDDLQRFLAEKGLAARESLGLVRDRITETTSELVVTAMGFLGVPYRRGGNSVETGGFDCSGFVKAIYEQTVGLVLPRRAEQQAAATQAVPKQDLQPGDLVFFNTMRRAFSHVGIYVGDGKFIHSPKPGAEVRVENMNAGYWQRRFDGARRVLPGQAAAPVAAPVAASMEPGGPQPR; encoded by the coding sequence ATGCCACTGCTGAGGTTGGTCCCTGCTGTCGTGTTGCTCGCCGCCTGCGGCGTGGCGATGGCCGCGCCCGCCCAGCAGCAGGACGACGATTTGCAGCGGTTCCTGGCCGAGAAGGGCCTCGCGGCGCGCGAGAGCCTGGGACTGGTGCGTGACCGCATCACGGAGACCACGTCCGAACTCGTGGTCACCGCCATGGGCTTCCTGGGCGTGCCCTACCGGCGCGGCGGCAACAGCGTGGAGACCGGCGGCTTCGACTGCAGCGGTTTCGTGAAGGCGATCTACGAACAGACGGTGGGCTTGGTGCTGCCGCGGCGTGCCGAGCAGCAGGCCGCCGCCACCCAGGCCGTGCCCAAGCAGGACCTGCAGCCCGGCGACCTGGTGTTCTTCAACACCATGCGCCGCGCCTTCAGCCACGTCGGCATCTATGTCGGCGACGGCAAGTTCATCCACTCGCCCAAGCCCGGCGCCGAAGTCCGCGTGGAGAACATGAATGCCGGCTACTGGCAGCGCCGCTTCGACGGCGCGCGCCGCGTGCTGCCCGGGCAGGCGGCGGCGCCCGTGGCCGCACCCGTGGCCGCCAGCATGGAGCCGGGCGGCCCCCAGCCGCGCTGA
- the aceE gene encoding pyruvate dehydrogenase (acetyl-transferring), homodimeric type — translation MSAQPDRLFGSAANDADSQETREWLDALGAVISAEGRERAHFLLEQLLEEARQHGIDLPFSATTAYVNTIEPEDEERCPGNLEMEERLRAYMRWNAMAMVVRANRIHPEDGGDLGGHISSFASLATMLGAGFNHFWKAETPERGPDCLYIQGHSSPGVYARAFLEGRITEEQLVNFRQEVDGKGLSSYPHPKLMPDFWQFPTVSMGLGPLMAIYQARFLKYLHARGIANTEGRKVWAFLGDGEMDEVESLGAIGVATREKLDNLIFVVNCNLQRLDGPVRGNGKIIQELEGEFRGAGWNVIKLIWGSYWDPLLARDKEGILRKIMMDVVDGDYQAMKANDGAFVRKNFFGRDPKALEMVSKMSDEDIWRLNRGGHDPQKVYAAFHRAANHKGQPTVLLVKTVKGFGMGKAGEGRNIAHQAKKLTDDDIRVFRDRFNIPIPDEKLPELPFYKPEEHTPEMQYLHERRKALGGYLPQRRAKADEQLKVPALEAFKSVLEPTAEGREISTTQAYVRFLTTLLRDKELGPRAVPILVDEARTFGMEGLFRTIGIYNPEGQKYTPQDRDQVSYYKEDQSGQILQEGINEAGGMASWIAAATSYSTNNRIMVPFYIYYSMFGLQRVGDLCWAAGDMQARGFLLGGTSGRTTLNGEGLQHEDGHSHILAQTIPNCVSYDPTFAHEVAVIMHHGLQRMVEKQDNVFYYITLLNENYPMPGLVPGTEDQIIKGMYLFKQGSKGAKASVNLLGSGTILRESIAAQALLEKDWGVSTNVWSCPSFNELARDGQDCDRWNLLHPAEKQRVPYVAQQLDTHPGPVVASTDYMKLYAEQIRAFVPKGRSYRVLGTDGFGRSDFRSKLREHFEINRHYVVVAALKALADDGSIPASKVAEAIRKYGIAADKINPLYA, via the coding sequence ATGTCAGCCCAACCTGACCGCCTGTTCGGCTCGGCCGCGAATGACGCCGATTCGCAGGAAACCCGCGAATGGCTCGACGCGCTCGGCGCGGTGATTTCGGCGGAAGGCCGCGAGCGCGCGCACTTCCTGCTCGAGCAGCTGCTCGAGGAAGCCCGCCAGCACGGCATCGACCTGCCGTTCTCCGCCACCACCGCCTACGTCAACACCATCGAGCCCGAGGACGAGGAGCGCTGCCCCGGCAACCTCGAGATGGAGGAGCGCCTGCGCGCCTACATGCGCTGGAACGCGATGGCGATGGTGGTGCGGGCCAACCGCATCCATCCGGAGGACGGCGGCGACCTCGGCGGCCACATCAGCTCCTTCGCGTCGCTGGCGACCATGCTCGGCGCCGGCTTCAACCATTTCTGGAAGGCCGAGACGCCCGAGCGCGGCCCCGACTGCCTCTACATCCAGGGCCACAGCTCGCCCGGCGTCTATGCACGTGCCTTCCTCGAGGGCCGCATCACCGAGGAGCAGCTGGTCAACTTCCGGCAGGAAGTGGATGGCAAGGGCCTCTCCAGCTATCCGCACCCGAAGCTGATGCCGGACTTCTGGCAGTTCCCGACGGTGTCCATGGGGCTGGGGCCGCTGATGGCGATCTACCAGGCGCGCTTCCTGAAGTACCTGCATGCACGTGGGATCGCCAACACGGAAGGCCGCAAGGTCTGGGCGTTCCTCGGTGACGGCGAGATGGATGAAGTCGAGTCGCTGGGCGCGATCGGCGTCGCGACGCGCGAGAAACTGGACAACCTGATCTTCGTCGTCAACTGCAACCTGCAGCGCCTGGACGGCCCGGTGCGCGGCAACGGCAAGATCATCCAGGAGCTCGAAGGCGAATTCCGCGGCGCGGGCTGGAACGTGATCAAGCTGATCTGGGGCAGCTACTGGGACCCGCTGCTGGCGCGCGACAAGGAAGGCATCCTGCGCAAGATCATGATGGACGTGGTCGACGGCGACTACCAGGCGATGAAGGCCAACGACGGTGCCTTCGTGCGCAAGAACTTCTTCGGCCGCGATCCGAAGGCGCTGGAGATGGTCTCGAAGATGAGCGACGAGGACATCTGGCGCCTCAATCGCGGCGGCCACGACCCGCAGAAGGTGTACGCGGCGTTCCATCGCGCGGCCAACCACAAGGGCCAGCCGACCGTGCTGCTGGTCAAGACCGTCAAGGGCTTCGGCATGGGCAAGGCCGGCGAGGGCCGCAACATCGCCCACCAGGCCAAGAAGCTCACCGACGACGACATCCGCGTCTTCCGCGACCGCTTCAACATCCCGATCCCCGACGAGAAGCTGCCTGAGCTGCCCTTCTACAAGCCGGAGGAGCACACGCCGGAGATGCAGTACCTGCACGAGCGGCGCAAGGCGCTCGGCGGCTACCTGCCGCAGCGGCGCGCGAAGGCCGACGAGCAGCTGAAGGTGCCCGCGCTGGAAGCATTCAAGTCCGTGCTCGAGCCGACCGCCGAGGGCCGCGAAATCAGCACGACGCAGGCGTACGTGCGCTTCCTGACCACGCTGCTGCGTGACAAGGAACTGGGCCCGCGCGCCGTGCCGATCCTGGTGGACGAAGCGCGCACCTTCGGCATGGAAGGCCTGTTCCGCACCATCGGCATCTACAACCCGGAAGGGCAGAAGTACACGCCTCAGGACCGCGACCAGGTCTCGTACTACAAGGAAGACCAGTCCGGGCAGATCCTGCAGGAGGGCATCAACGAAGCCGGCGGCATGGCCAGCTGGATCGCCGCGGCGACGTCGTACTCGACGAACAACCGCATCATGGTGCCGTTCTACATCTACTACTCGATGTTCGGCCTGCAGCGGGTGGGCGACCTGTGCTGGGCAGCGGGCGACATGCAGGCCCGTGGCTTCCTGCTGGGCGGCACGTCGGGGCGCACGACGCTCAACGGCGAGGGCCTGCAGCACGAGGACGGCCACAGCCACATCCTGGCGCAGACGATCCCGAACTGCGTGAGCTACGACCCGACGTTCGCGCACGAGGTCGCGGTGATCATGCACCACGGCCTGCAGCGCATGGTCGAGAAGCAGGACAACGTCTTCTACTACATCACCCTGCTGAACGAGAACTACCCGATGCCCGGCCTGGTGCCCGGCACCGAGGACCAGATCATCAAGGGCATGTACCTGTTCAAGCAGGGCTCCAAGGGCGCGAAGGCGTCGGTCAACCTGCTCGGCTCCGGCACCATCCTGCGCGAGTCGATCGCGGCGCAGGCGCTGCTCGAGAAGGACTGGGGCGTGTCGACCAACGTGTGGAGCTGCCCCAGCTTCAACGAACTGGCGCGCGACGGCCAGGACTGCGACCGCTGGAACCTGCTGCACCCGGCCGAGAAGCAGCGCGTGCCCTACGTCGCGCAGCAACTGGACACGCATCCGGGGCCGGTCGTGGCGTCGACAGACTACATGAAGTTGTACGCCGAGCAGATCCGGGCCTTCGTGCCCAAGGGCCGCAGCTACCGCGTGCTGGGCACCGACGGCTTCGGCCGCAGCGACTTCCGCAGCAAGCTGCGCGAGCACTTCGAGATCAACCGCCACTACGTCGTGGTCGCGGCCCTGAAGGCGCTGGCCGACGATGGCAGCATCCCGGCGTCGAAGGTGGCCGAGGCGATCCGCAAGTACGGAATCGCCGCCGACAAGATCAACCCGCTGTACGCCTGA
- a CDS encoding GGDEF domain-containing protein codes for MSADFAPTTRFPVFGDGPTPSPTRFLRWFQRRSDPLQDRRTGLLNREGLVARADAVLRSRSWARASLVVLSFDDLPESAVLWGDAAANALMLRIAHALRRAAGRRGLAARTGPVQFAVLLPGRCRQSAIDAVTAVLGQPCRVELDWHGEELVCVPDVAAEVWEGEEGGIAPLLEQLCASLARHRNRRARHHDFIRRERERHSRPFGCSQVDSLPAS; via the coding sequence ATGTCCGCCGACTTCGCCCCCACCACCCGGTTCCCCGTCTTCGGCGACGGGCCGACCCCGTCACCCACCCGCTTCCTGCGCTGGTTCCAGCGCCGCAGCGACCCGCTGCAGGACCGCCGCACCGGCCTGCTGAACCGCGAAGGCCTCGTGGCCCGCGCCGATGCCGTGCTGCGCTCGCGCAGCTGGGCGCGCGCATCGCTCGTCGTGCTCTCCTTCGACGACCTGCCCGAATCGGCCGTGCTGTGGGGCGACGCGGCCGCGAACGCGCTGATGCTGCGCATCGCGCACGCGCTGCGCCGCGCGGCCGGCCGTCGTGGGCTGGCCGCCCGCACGGGGCCGGTGCAGTTCGCCGTCCTGTTGCCCGGCCGGTGCCGGCAGTCCGCGATCGACGCCGTGACGGCGGTGCTGGGACAGCCCTGCCGGGTCGAACTCGACTGGCACGGCGAGGAACTGGTCTGCGTCCCGGACGTCGCCGCCGAAGTGTGGGAAGGCGAGGAAGGCGGCATCGCGCCGCTCCTCGAGCAACTGTGCGCATCGCTGGCGCGCCACCGGAACCGGCGCGCGCGGCACCACGACTTCATCCGCCGCGAGCGCGAGCGGCACTCGCGTCCCTTCGGCTGCTCGCAGGTCGACTCGCTTCCGGCGTCCTGA
- a CDS encoding PQQ-dependent sugar dehydrogenase has translation MSCKQLIRLAFWPFRAWLGRAAAGLAAVTLLPSVALAQKAEPVARGLDHPWAVAFVDGRFLVTERPGRLRVVEADGRLGPPLQGVPGVAAGGQGGLLDVVTDSGFAGNRTIYFCFSEPGFGGNSTALARARLSDDRSRLEQVKVIFSQKPKVASAMHFGCRIVETRDGLLYLTLGERYSRKEDAQKLDNHLGKVVRLTKDGAPAPGNPFLGRQGALPEIWSYGHRNSQGATLAPDGRFWMHEHGPQGGDEINVPEAGRNHGWPVITYGENYGGGKIGEGLAAKAGMEQPLHYWVPSIAPSGMAFLTSDRYGPQWKGNLFVGSLKFGYLDRIELEGGKVVRETRLLQGVGRVRDVRQGPDGLLYLLTDEDDGKLVRVLPQ, from the coding sequence ATGTCGTGTAAACAATTGATTCGGCTTGCGTTTTGGCCCTTTCGGGCCTGGCTCGGCCGGGCCGCGGCCGGCCTCGCGGCGGTCACGCTGCTCCCGTCGGTGGCCTTGGCGCAAAAGGCGGAACCCGTCGCACGCGGCCTCGACCATCCCTGGGCAGTGGCCTTCGTCGACGGACGCTTCCTCGTGACGGAGCGGCCCGGGCGCCTGCGTGTCGTCGAAGCGGACGGCCGGCTCGGCCCGCCGCTGCAGGGCGTGCCGGGCGTCGCCGCGGGCGGGCAGGGCGGCCTGCTGGACGTCGTGACGGACAGCGGCTTCGCCGGCAACCGCACGATCTACTTCTGCTTCTCCGAGCCGGGCTTCGGCGGCAATTCGACGGCGCTGGCGCGCGCCCGCCTCAGCGACGACCGCAGCCGGCTGGAGCAGGTGAAAGTCATCTTCAGCCAGAAGCCCAAGGTGGCGAGCGCGATGCACTTCGGCTGCCGCATCGTCGAGACGCGCGACGGCCTGCTGTACCTCACGCTCGGCGAGCGCTACTCCCGCAAGGAGGACGCGCAGAAGCTGGACAACCACCTCGGCAAGGTCGTCCGGCTCACCAAGGACGGCGCGCCCGCGCCGGGCAATCCCTTCCTCGGCCGGCAAGGGGCGTTGCCGGAGATCTGGAGCTACGGCCACCGCAACTCGCAAGGCGCGACGCTCGCGCCGGATGGCCGCTTCTGGATGCACGAGCATGGCCCGCAGGGCGGCGACGAGATCAACGTGCCGGAAGCCGGCCGCAACCATGGCTGGCCGGTGATCACGTACGGCGAGAACTACGGCGGCGGCAAGATCGGCGAGGGCCTCGCGGCCAAGGCCGGCATGGAGCAGCCGCTGCACTACTGGGTGCCATCGATCGCGCCGTCGGGCATGGCGTTCCTCACCAGCGACCGCTACGGCCCGCAGTGGAAGGGCAACCTGTTCGTCGGCTCGCTGAAGTTCGGCTACCTCGATCGCATCGAGCTGGAGGGCGGCAAGGTCGTGCGCGAGACCAGGCTGCTGCAAGGCGTCGGCCGCGTGCGCGACGTGCGCCAGGGCCCCGACGGCCTGCTGTACCTGCTCACCGACGAGGACGACGGCAAGCTGGTGCGCGTGCTGCCGCAGTGA
- a CDS encoding response regulator transcription factor: protein MKPDNEPVRVVLADDHDMVRSGIKALLGMVGGVDVVAEARNGEELVALVDAAPPDVVMTDISMPVMDGIAAISVIHERHPEVRLLVLSMYDTVDFVKRAVASGACGYLMKDAPPFELEQSIRSVMATGSYFSPAIAHRLLQPAEPTANDELTERQVEILKLIAQGKASKEIAFDLGLSPKTVDVHRARIMERLRLNDIASLTRYAVRKGLVKP, encoded by the coding sequence ATGAAACCCGACAACGAACCCGTCCGCGTGGTGCTCGCGGACGACCACGACATGGTGCGCTCCGGCATCAAGGCGCTGCTTGGCATGGTGGGCGGCGTCGACGTCGTCGCCGAGGCCCGCAATGGCGAGGAACTGGTCGCCCTCGTCGACGCCGCTCCGCCCGACGTCGTCATGACGGACATCTCGATGCCCGTCATGGACGGCATCGCCGCGATCTCGGTGATCCACGAGCGCCACCCCGAAGTCCGGCTGCTCGTGCTGTCCATGTACGACACCGTGGACTTCGTCAAGCGCGCCGTCGCCAGCGGGGCCTGCGGCTACCTGATGAAGGACGCGCCGCCGTTCGAGCTCGAGCAGTCGATCCGCAGCGTGATGGCCACCGGCAGCTACTTCAGCCCGGCCATCGCGCACCGGCTGCTGCAGCCGGCCGAACCGACCGCGAACGACGAACTGACGGAACGCCAGGTCGAGATCCTCAAGCTGATCGCGCAGGGCAAGGCCAGCAAGGAGATCGCTTTCGATCTCGGCCTGTCGCCCAAGACCGTGGACGTGCACCGCGCGCGGATCATGGAACGCCTGCGGCTGAACGACATCGCCAGCCTCACGCGCTACGCCGTGCGCAAGGGCCTGGTCAAACCCTGA
- a CDS encoding isochorismatase family protein: MLLDADDCHLVLVDVQQRLLPAIADAATVLANLQRLARGAQLLDVPCTATEHNPRGLGPMDATLRPFAGAVVPKMSFSAVEALLPRLRPAVRQAQGNARSLPKHLRKPAEAAPEAPGSIVLAGCETHVCLLQTALELLDEEFDVCVVTDACGSRTERNRDAAFDRLAGAGCELVTTEMVLFEWLRSADHPAFEDVLALVK; this comes from the coding sequence ATGCTGCTCGACGCCGATGATTGCCACCTCGTCCTCGTGGACGTCCAGCAGCGGCTGCTGCCGGCGATCGCCGACGCCGCCACCGTGCTGGCCAACCTGCAGCGGCTCGCCCGCGGCGCGCAACTGCTCGACGTGCCCTGCACGGCCACCGAACACAACCCACGTGGCCTCGGGCCGATGGACGCCACCTTGCGCCCATTCGCCGGGGCGGTCGTCCCCAAGATGTCGTTCAGCGCCGTCGAGGCGCTGCTGCCCCGCCTGCGCCCCGCCGTGCGACAGGCGCAGGGCAACGCCCGCAGCCTGCCCAAGCACCTGCGCAAGCCGGCCGAGGCCGCGCCCGAGGCGCCCGGCAGCATCGTGCTCGCCGGCTGCGAGACGCACGTGTGCCTGCTGCAGACCGCGCTCGAACTGCTCGACGAGGAATTCGACGTCTGTGTCGTCACCGACGCCTGCGGTTCGCGCACCGAGCGCAACCGCGACGCCGCGTTCGACCGGCTCGCCGGCGCGGGCTGCGAGCTGGTCACGACCGAGATGGTGCTGTTCGAATGGTTGCGCAGCGCGGACCACCCCGCGTTCGAGGACGTCCTGGCCCTGGTGAAGTGA
- the aceF gene encoding dihydrolipoyllysine-residue acetyltransferase, with translation MASVEVKVPDIGDFKDVAVIEVLVKPGDTIKPEQSLVTVESDKASMEIPASTGGVVKELRVKVGDKVNEGSVLLVVEAQGAAAAVSPPPPGEGRVGAPPAPAAAVPPPPQPSPGGRASESIEVRVPDIGDFKDVAVIELLVKPGDTIAKEQSLITVESDKASMEIPSSAAGTLKELKVKIGDKVNIGDLVAILESTATSAPSGELTSPPSQPSPPRGEGVAPSSPAAATTAPVADRTAPTAALPPHEPTSTNGQLPHASPSVRKFARELGVPLEEVKGSGPKGRILHEDVQAFTKAVMRGEASTKAAAGKGAGGGGEALGLLPWPKVDFAKFGPVQRKDLSRIKKISAANLHRNWVMIPHVTNHDDADITELEAFRVQLNRENEKSGIKVTMLAFLIKACVAALKKFPDFNSSLDGEQLVVKEYWHIGFAADTPNGLVVPVIKDADKKGVLQISQEMAELAKKARDGKLGPADMTGATFTISSLGGIGGRYFTPIINAPEVAILGVCRSQTEPVWDGKQFQPRLVLPLSLSWDHRVIDGASAARFNAYLGSILADFRRVLL, from the coding sequence ATGGCATCGGTCGAAGTGAAGGTCCCCGACATCGGGGACTTCAAGGACGTCGCCGTCATCGAAGTGCTCGTCAAGCCGGGCGACACGATCAAGCCCGAGCAGTCGCTCGTCACCGTCGAGAGCGACAAGGCCTCGATGGAGATCCCGGCGTCGACCGGTGGCGTGGTGAAGGAACTGCGCGTCAAGGTCGGTGACAAGGTGAATGAGGGAAGCGTGTTGCTGGTCGTCGAAGCGCAGGGCGCTGCTGCGGCTGTTTCCCCTCCCCCTCCGGGGGAGGGGAGGGTGGGAGCGCCCCCGGCGCCGGCAGCGGCTGTGCCGCCCCCACCCCAACCCTCCCCCGGAGGGCGAGCGAGCGAAAGCATCGAGGTCCGCGTGCCCGACATCGGCGACTTCAAGGACGTCGCCGTCATCGAACTGCTCGTCAAGCCCGGCGACACGATCGCGAAAGAGCAGTCGCTCATCACGGTCGAGAGCGACAAGGCGTCGATGGAAATCCCGTCCTCGGCGGCAGGCACGCTGAAGGAACTCAAGGTCAAGATCGGCGACAAGGTCAACATCGGGGACCTCGTCGCGATTCTTGAAAGCACCGCGACGAGCGCCCCTTCGGGCGAACTGACGTCCCCCCCGTCCCAACCCTCCCCCCCGAGGGGCGAGGGCGTCGCGCCCTCTTCACCTGCCGCTGCGACCACGGCTCCCGTTGCCGATCGCACGGCGCCGACCGCGGCGCTACCGCCGCACGAACCGACCTCCACCAACGGCCAGTTGCCCCACGCTTCCCCCTCCGTCCGCAAGTTCGCGCGCGAACTCGGCGTTCCCCTCGAGGAAGTGAAGGGGAGCGGGCCGAAGGGCCGCATCCTGCACGAGGACGTGCAGGCCTTCACCAAGGCCGTGATGCGTGGCGAGGCGAGCACCAAGGCCGCTGCTGGCAAGGGTGCCGGCGGTGGCGGCGAGGCGCTGGGCCTGCTGCCGTGGCCCAAGGTCGACTTCGCCAAGTTCGGCCCGGTCCAGCGCAAGGACCTGTCGCGCATCAAGAAGATCAGCGCCGCGAACCTGCACCGCAACTGGGTGATGATCCCGCACGTCACCAACCATGACGACGCCGACATCACCGAACTGGAAGCGTTCCGCGTGCAGCTGAACAGGGAAAACGAGAAGAGCGGCATCAAGGTGACGATGCTTGCTTTCCTCATCAAGGCCTGCGTCGCCGCGCTGAAGAAATTCCCCGACTTCAACAGTTCGCTCGACGGCGAGCAACTCGTCGTCAAGGAGTACTGGCACATCGGCTTCGCCGCCGACACGCCCAACGGCCTCGTCGTCCCGGTGATCAAGGATGCCGACAAGAAGGGCGTGCTGCAGATCAGCCAGGAGATGGCCGAGCTGGCGAAGAAGGCGCGCGACGGCAAGCTCGGCCCTGCCGACATGACCGGCGCGACGTTCACCATCTCATCGCTCGGCGGCATCGGCGGCCGTTACTTCACTCCCATCATCAACGCGCCGGAAGTCGCTATCCTCGGTGTCTGCAGGAGCCAGACCGAACCCGTGTGGGATGGCAAGCAGTTCCAGCCCCGGCTGGTCCTGCCACTGTCGCTGTCCTGGGACCACCGTGTCATCGACGGTGCCTCGGCGGCGCGATTCAACGCTTACCTGGGCAGCATCCTGGCGGACTTCCGCCGCGTGCTGCTCTGA
- the lpdA gene encoding dihydrolipoyl dehydrogenase, which translates to MSLVEVRVPDIGDFNEVAVIELLVKPGDTVQAEQSLVTVESDKASMEIPSSHAGVVKELKVKLGDKVSQGSVLLMLEAQEAAAPAAPASPSPQGGEAAKPAASAPVPAPVASTYAGGADLECDMLVLGAGPGGYSAAFRAADLGMKVVLVERYATLGGVCLNVGCIPSKALLHVAAVMDEVSHFESLGVAFGKPTIDLDKLRAHKSKVVGKLTGGLSAMAKMRKVTVVRGSGSFVDPHHVAVEETSGDGQQKTGKTQTIRFRNAIIAAGSQAVRLPFMPQDPRVVDSTGALELASVPKRMLILGGGIIGLEMGTVYSTLGARLDVVEMLDGLMQGADRDLVRVWQKMNAPRFDNIMLKTRTVGAEATKDGILVRFEGEQAPKEPQLYDLVLQAVGRSPNGNKIGADKAGVTVTDRGFIPVDIQMRTNVPHIFAIGDIIGQPMLAHKAVHEAHVAAEVAAGEKSAFNARVIPSVAYTDPEVAWVGITEDQAKAQGIAVKKGLFPWTASGRAIANTRDEGYTKLLFDAETHRIVGGGIVGTHAGDMIGEVALAIEMGADEVDIGKTIHPHPTLGESIGMAAEIAHGTCTDVPPPRR; encoded by the coding sequence ATGAGCCTGGTCGAAGTCCGCGTGCCGGACATCGGCGACTTCAACGAGGTCGCCGTCATCGAATTGCTGGTGAAACCGGGCGACACCGTCCAGGCGGAGCAGTCGCTCGTCACCGTCGAAAGCGACAAGGCGTCGATGGAGATCCCGTCGTCGCATGCGGGTGTCGTGAAGGAGCTGAAGGTCAAGCTCGGCGACAAGGTGTCGCAAGGATCGGTGCTGCTGATGCTCGAAGCGCAGGAGGCTGCGGCGCCGGCGGCGCCCGCCAGCCCCTCACCGCAGGGCGGTGAGGCGGCCAAGCCGGCGGCATCCGCACCAGTGCCCGCACCTGTTGCATCCACCTACGCGGGCGGTGCGGATCTCGAGTGCGACATGCTGGTGCTCGGCGCCGGTCCCGGCGGCTACTCCGCCGCGTTCCGCGCCGCCGACCTCGGCATGAAGGTCGTCCTCGTCGAGCGTTACGCGACCCTGGGCGGCGTGTGCCTCAACGTCGGCTGCATCCCGTCCAAGGCGCTGCTGCACGTCGCCGCCGTGATGGACGAAGTGAGCCACTTCGAATCGCTGGGCGTGGCGTTCGGCAAGCCGACCATCGACCTCGACAAGCTGCGTGCGCACAAATCCAAGGTGGTGGGCAAGCTCACCGGCGGCCTGTCGGCGATGGCGAAGATGCGCAAGGTGACCGTGGTGCGCGGCTCTGGCAGCTTCGTCGACCCGCACCACGTGGCGGTCGAGGAGACGTCGGGGGACGGCCAGCAGAAGACCGGCAAGACGCAGACCATCCGCTTCAGGAACGCGATCATCGCGGCCGGTTCGCAGGCCGTGCGGCTGCCGTTCATGCCGCAGGACCCGCGCGTGGTGGACTCCACCGGCGCACTCGAGCTCGCCTCCGTGCCCAAGCGCATGCTGATCCTGGGCGGCGGCATCATCGGCCTGGAGATGGGCACGGTGTACTCGACTCTGGGCGCGCGGCTCGACGTGGTCGAGATGCTCGATGGCCTGATGCAGGGCGCGGACCGCGACCTGGTGCGCGTGTGGCAGAAGATGAATGCGCCGCGCTTCGACAACATCATGCTGAAGACCAGGACCGTCGGCGCCGAGGCGACCAAGGACGGCATCCTGGTTCGCTTCGAGGGCGAACAGGCGCCCAAGGAGCCGCAGCTGTACGACCTGGTGCTGCAGGCCGTGGGCCGCTCGCCCAACGGCAACAAGATCGGTGCCGACAAGGCAGGCGTCACGGTCACCGACCGCGGCTTCATCCCGGTCGACATCCAGATGCGCACCAACGTGCCGCACATCTTCGCCATCGGCGACATCATCGGCCAGCCCATGCTGGCCCACAAGGCGGTGCACGAGGCGCACGTGGCGGCCGAGGTGGCCGCGGGCGAGAAGTCGGCGTTCAACGCCCGCGTGATCCCCAGCGTCGCTTACACCGACCCCGAGGTCGCGTGGGTGGGCATCACCGAGGACCAGGCCAAGGCGCAGGGTATCGCTGTCAAGAAGGGCCTGTTCCCCTGGACCGCGTCGGGCCGCGCCATCGCGAACACGCGCGACGAGGGCTACACCAAGCTGCTGTTCGACGCCGAGACGCACCGCATCGTCGGCGGCGGCATCGTCGGCACCCATGCCGGCGACATGATCGGCGAGGTGGCGCTGGCCATCGAGATGGGCGCGGACGAGGTGGACATCGGCAAGACGATCCATCCGCACCCGACCCTGGGCGAGAGCATCGGCATGGCCGCGGAGATCGCGCATGGCACGTGCACCGACGTGCCGCCCCCGCGCCGCTGA